A window of the Helianthus annuus cultivar XRQ/B chromosome 4, HanXRQr2.0-SUNRISE, whole genome shotgun sequence genome harbors these coding sequences:
- the LOC110936604 gene encoding transcription factor VIP1 — protein MKGGNESGPQLVKTVTNPFPALLTSGVAMDPKFAGKPLPVTQYHSGDRKHLDRMSETPTRPPHHRRTQSETFLPFADEDILLDDVVADFNFASIDLPTLSGDPPAPTSTENSSEREPAGRKPVGYGNHLRSLSMDSDFFDELGFGSAAGDGGSRHRHSNSMDGSAATSFEGDSVLMLVDNSKKALAPDKLAELSLIDPKRAKRILANRQSAARSKERKMRYTSELEKKVKTLQTEATTLSAQVTKLQRETSDITTENKELRLRLEAMEQHAQLRDALNEALKEEVNRLKREAGQPPLLNGMNYNASLPPPYSPHPQSLHHFANLNAQPPQPQPNSNNTGQLKPSFMDFN, from the exons ATGAAGGGAGGTAATGAATCAGGGCCCCAATTGGTAAAAACCGTAACAAACCCCTTCCCGGCGTTACTCACTTCCGGCGTAGCAATGGACCCAAAGTTCGCCGGAAAACCACTCCCCGTCACCCAATACCACTCCGGCGACCGTAAACACCTCGATCGGATGTCTGAAACCCCCACTCGACCTCCTCACCATCGCCGGACCCAATCGGAAACCTTCCTCCCCTTCGCCGACGAAGACATCCTCTTAGACGACGTCGTTGCAGACTTCAATTTCGCCAGCATCGACCTCCCTACCCTCTCCGGCGACCCTCCGGCACCAACCTCTACTGAAAACTCGTCGGAGAGAGAGCCCGCCGGTAGAAAGCCGGTAGGGTACGGTAACCATCTCAGGAGTCTTTCTATGGATTCTGATTTTTTTGATGAGTTAGGGTTTGGTTCAGCCGCCGGCGACGGTGGGAGTCGTCACCGGCATAGTAATTCGATGGATGGGTCTGCTGCGACGTCGTTTGAAGGGGATTCTGTTTTGATGTTGGTTGATAATTCCAAGAAAGCACTTGCGCCTGATAAGTTGGCTGAACTTTCGTTGATTGATCCAAAAAGAGCTAAAAG GATTCTTGCAAATAGACAGTCTGCAGCGAGGTCGAAGGAGCGGAAAATGCGGTACACGAGTGAGTTGGAGAAGAAGGTGAAGACGCTGCAGACGGAAGCCACTACGCTCTCTGCGCAGGTTACTAAGCTGCAG CGGGAGACTAGTGACATAACGACTGAAAACAAGGAGCTCAGACTAAGGTTAGAAGCAATGGAACAACATGCTCAACTTAGAGATG CTTTGAATGAAGCACTGAAAGAAGAAGTCAACCGTCTTAAACGTGAGGCGGGTCAACCACCACTCCTCAACGGGATGAACTACAACGCATCATTGCCGCCTCCATACTCTCCACACCCACAATCGCTTCATCACTTTGCTAACCTGAATGCTCAGCCGCCACAGCCACAGCCTAATTCGAATAATACGGGTCAGCTCAAACCTAGCTTCATGGACTTCAACTAA